The Euphorbia lathyris chromosome 3, ddEupLath1.1, whole genome shotgun sequence genome contains a region encoding:
- the LOC136223280 gene encoding 65-kDa microtubule-associated protein 5, which produces MADIFSPVSSSRTTCGSLLRDLQKIWDEIGEGDSERDKMLLQLEQECLDIYRRKVELTRKYKADLLQSVSDAESEITNLVSALGENVSCSRGNGTLKKQISAVKPVLEDLRLKKQERMKDFHETQMQIARIRAEIAGICSSDKFTDPQVNENDLTMKRLGELKSHLKELQSEKSLRLQKVNSNIAMIHDLSVVMAMDFFEIINDVHPSLSASTNAQSKSISNDTFARLAGVINSLKQEKHQRLQKLQGLGRTLSDLWELMDIDPEERRRWDHITSLSSSRVDDVSKQGCLALEVIEQTELEVERLSVLKISKLKELIFKRQNELEEIYRGVHMDVDSEAARQILAGLIESGNVDLSDLLSSMDDQINKAKEEALSRKDILEKVERWKCASEEEKWLDEYEKDENRYNAGRGAHKNLKRAEKARVLVSKISSIVENLTVKVKAWESERGVPFLYEKEPLLETLDEYTLLRQEREEDKRRSREQKRLHEQYAAEQEAIYGSKPSAKKPLGQIGNTLAGTPAGRRVNTPGHHAVSGGKERRESRLHYVTPINYVALAKDDSASRGY; this is translated from the exons ATGGCGGATATTTTCTCTCCAGTCTCGTCTTCTCGAACCACTTGCGGCTCTCTCCTTCGTGATTTGCAg AAAATTTGGGATGAAATTGGTGAGGGTGATAGTGAAAGGGACAAGATGCTTTTGCAACTTGAGCAGGAATGCCTTGATATTTACCGTAGAAAGGTGGAGTTAACTAGAAAGTACAAAGCTGATCTCTTACAGTCTGTGTCTGATGCTGAATCAGAAATCACCAACCTAGTTTCTGCTCTTGGCGAAAATGTCTCCTGTTCACGG GGGAATGGAACCTTAAAGAAGCAAATATCTGCGGTAAAACCTGTTTTGGAGGACTTGAGGTTGAAGAAACAAGAAAGGATGAAAGACTTCCATGAGACACAAATGCAGATTGCTCGAATTCGTGCAGAAATAGCTGGAATTTGTAGTTCTGACAAATTTACTGACCCACAAGTTAATGAAAATGATTTGACAatgaagagattgggagagctgAAGTCACACCTTAAGGAACTGCAAAGTGAAAAG AGTCTGCGGTTACAAAAGGTTAACAGCAACATTGCTATGATCCATGATCTGTCAGTGGTGATGGCAATGGATTTCTTTGAGATTATCAATGATGTCCATCCAAGCTTGAGTGCTTCTACAAATGCTCAATCAAAGAGCATCAGCAATGATACATTTGCTAGATTAGCAGGTGTAATAAATTCATTAAAACAGGAGAAGCATCAGAGGCTACAAAAG CTTCAAGGTCTTGGACGCACACTGAGTGACCTATGGGAGCTCATGGACATAGATCCTGAGGAACGAAGAAGATGGGACCATATTACTTCCTTGAGTTCTTCACGAGTGGATGATGTATCAAAACAAGGATGCCTTGCTCTTGAAGTTATTGAGCAG ACTGAGCTTGAAGTTGAGAGATTGAGTGTTCTCAAAATCAGCAAGTTGAAGGAACTGATTTTTAAGAGGCAAAATGAGTTGGAGGAAATATACAGAGGAGTCCATATGGATGTAGATAGCGAGGCAGCTAGGCAGATACTCGCCGGCCTCATAGAATCTG GTAATGTTGATCTTTCTGATCTGCTTTCGAGCATGGATGATCAGATAAATAAGGCCAAAGAGGAAGCTTTAAGCCGGAAGGACATTTTGGAGAAAGTAGAGAGATGGAAATGTGCATCTGAGGAAGAAAAATGGCTTGATGAATATGAGAAG GATGAAAATCGATACAATGCAGGAAGAGGAGCGCACAAAAATTTGAAACGTGCAGAAAAAGCACGGGTTTTGGTCAGCAAAATATCAT CTATAGTTGAGAATTTGACAGTAAAAGTGAAAGCTTGGGAGTCAGAAAGGGGAGTCCCTTTCTTGTACGAGAAG GAACCCCTTCTGGAAACTCTGGACGAATACACTTTGCTGAGGCAGGAAAGAGAAGAAGACAAACGCCGATCTCGG GAGCAGAAACGTCTCCATGAGCAAtatgcagctgagcaagaagcAATATATGGTTCAAAACCATCAGCAAAGAAGCCTCTGGGGCAGATTGGTAACACCTTGGCTGGAACACCAGCTGGCCGGCGTGTGAATACTCCCGGCCATCATGCAGTTTCCGGTGGCAAGGAACGTAGAGAGAGCAGGCTTCATTATGTAACACCCATAAACTATGTCGCTCTTGCTAAGGACGATTCAGCTTCTCGGGGCTACTAG